GTCACAAATAAAAAAGTATGAAAATTAATATGTGACATTCCTTTCTTTTAATAGATTTCTTACTTACCTTATTTCAATACCACCTAGAACACAAGTGCCTCTGATATAAATTGTCACTGTATCCCGCATGCCACGCCCTGATAAGGAAACCCGGTTCTCTACCCCTCCTAATATTGGAGTACAACTTACAGATACCTTGGCATTAGCTGGTACAAATATATCCAAGCCTCCAAGCAGACAGGTAACATCTACTACTACATCTTCTCTGATAATAGCATTTCTTAAATCCAATTGCAAATTCCCCATAATAGCAGTAACGGTACAACCTGTGAATTCTTCCTCCATTATCTGAACAACCCTGCCGTTTAATACAGCATTATACTGATTGCGCCTTCCGGAGCCAAAGGTTTTATAGTAGCCTTGTCCATTATTAGTAAACTGGTCATCATACGTCTTTGCTTGATTTTCAAAAGTCTTGAATTGTTCCTCATGAGCGTTTGCTTGTTCTTCATGCATCTGAGCCTGCTTTTCATATGTCTTGGCCTGCTCTTTACCCTTGTCTGCTTCCGTATCATAGGTTCTATAACGGCTATCATCTTTAGTTTTATCTTTTTTGATCTTTTCATCCTTAAATAGAAAGGACAAGCCGATTGCTGCAAAAATAAGCCCAGCTATTAGCTGGGGTGCAACCCTCCAACTTATCAGTTGATTCATACCTAAAAAAAGAATTATACCTATACCAAGCCCAAAAAAGGAGCCACTAAAGTTATTTCCCTGAAACAGTCCCAAAAAACATGGTATGATAATAAAAAATGTCCACCATCCGTTAAACGTAATATAATCAAATAAACCAAAAACTTTGGCTGCTAATAAAACTCCCAAAAGTATAAAGATAATTCCCAAAATCGGCTTTGAGTTTGTATCTTTCATATCCATTATCCCCCTTTACACTTTTATATTATATATACAATTGAAAAACGCTTTCTTTAAAACAGGAAATAAAAGAAATCACAGTCAAAGACAGTTCCTCAATTGCCTATTTAAGTTATTATATCTCTCTGTCCTATAATATTATAAACCATATAAAACCCGTAATACTATCATATATGGAAAAACTAAATAATTCAAGTCTAAGATTATCCAGAAAGAAAATGTAGGCAGCGCGGTGCTGATTACTTCTTTTAAGATGGTAAGTGTGTATTAAGGGCACATATTACACTATCATACTTGTCATTTATAGCTATAAAAAGAAGCCACCTTATACTAATTGGCGGCTTCTCTAATCTTACTATGTAATTGTACAACTAAACCTGGAACTTCAGGACTGCATCTCCTAAGGCTTTTGCATTCTCTTCTAACTCTCTTGCGAGATAGTTTAGAGAATCTACTGCTGTTTTCTGATGATTTGCTGATTCATTTACAGAAGTGGACGCTGCTGCGGTCTCTTCTGATACAGCGGATATGTTCTCTATTGCCATTAATGTATCGGTTCTTGAAGCTTCCATCTCATAAATACTTTCCATTATATCATCAACATTCCCTATGAGTCCTTCAACATGAATGTTCAAATCTTTAAAGGAGTCTT
The nucleotide sequence above comes from Anaerocolumna cellulosilytica. Encoded proteins:
- a CDS encoding LiaF transmembrane domain-containing protein, producing MKDTNSKPILGIIFILLGVLLAAKVFGLFDYITFNGWWTFFIIIPCFLGLFQGNNFSGSFFGLGIGIILFLGMNQLISWRVAPQLIAGLIFAAIGLSFLFKDEKIKKDKTKDDSRYRTYDTEADKGKEQAKTYEKQAQMHEEQANAHEEQFKTFENQAKTYDDQFTNNGQGYYKTFGSGRRNQYNAVLNGRVVQIMEEEFTGCTVTAIMGNLQLDLRNAIIREDVVVDVTCLLGGLDIFVPANAKVSVSCTPILGGVENRVSLSGRGMRDTVTIYIRGTCVLGGIEIR